A window of the Gordonia humi genome harbors these coding sequences:
- a CDS encoding FAD-binding and (Fe-S)-binding domain-containing protein, producing the protein MTATSAHPQRGQATEALVADLVAALPGAVDDSRLSRSIYSTDASNYRVTPEVIVTPRTRDQVVTAVRIAIGHGVAVTARGGGTSCAGNAVGPGVVIDFSRHLDRVISIDPKTATAVVEPGVILSRLQGTARPHGLRFGPDPSTATRCTIGGMIGNNACGPHGLSYGRTADNVVSLTWLTGRGEILTVGSGADAFDAVPGLDELVTGDLAVLRREFGRFGRQISGYSLEHLLPENGRNLAAALTGTEGTCGILLEATVRLVPRAPAPALAVLGYPDMPTAADDVPNLLPAEPLALEGLDAQLVDVVRRAAGGGVPTLPAGGGWLMVEVGGATSEEAIAAAETLVAASAAVDAVVLPAGPDATRLWQIRADGAGLAGRTATGEQAWPGWEDSAVPPERLGDYLRGLEALMAAEGVSGLAYGHFGDGCVHVRIDFPLDHDGRGMRRFLERAAALAADHGGSLSGEHGDGRARSELLPVMYSPDALALMAAFKNLFDPDDVLNPGVVVRPASLDADLRRPQALPLIAGDGFSFSRDGGDITTAVHRCVGVGKCRADMREQGGFMCPSYTATRDEKDSTRGRARALQEMANGSTITRGWASPDVHRALDLCLSCKACATDCPTGIDMAMFKSETLHRTYQGRRRPRSHYTLGRLPQWLRLVGPMGPALNRIGRVPFMRRAMMTTIGADTRRSLPELPAVPFRRTRAARRPVPPTAGPKAVLWVDSFSDALAPDIPRAALRVLTAAGCDVEIAAPGACCGLTLISTGQLTAAKARLRKTVDLLLPHVRAGRTVIGLEPSCTATLRSDLVELLGDDPRAAELAQAVRTVAEFLVDIGWTPPRADEKLLAQPHCHHYAIMGYEADRTILAAMGCDVEVSAGCCGLAGNFGMEKGHYEISEKIAREGILAKAAASPDRQILADGFSCRTQVADLADLPAQHLVQVIAAALDRGTGTRPAGR; encoded by the coding sequence ATGACCGCGACCTCCGCTCATCCACAGCGCGGCCAGGCGACCGAGGCGCTCGTCGCCGACCTCGTCGCCGCGCTGCCGGGCGCCGTCGACGATTCGCGGCTGAGCCGATCGATCTACTCGACCGACGCGTCCAACTACCGGGTGACACCGGAGGTGATCGTCACCCCGCGCACTCGCGATCAGGTGGTCACAGCGGTGCGGATCGCGATCGGCCACGGCGTCGCGGTGACCGCGCGCGGCGGCGGAACGTCGTGCGCGGGCAACGCGGTCGGTCCCGGTGTGGTGATCGACTTCTCACGGCACCTGGACCGGGTGATCTCGATCGATCCGAAGACGGCCACCGCCGTCGTCGAACCGGGGGTGATCCTGAGCAGGCTGCAGGGAACCGCGCGGCCGCACGGTCTGCGGTTCGGCCCCGATCCGTCGACGGCCACCCGCTGCACGATCGGCGGGATGATCGGCAACAACGCGTGCGGTCCGCACGGTCTCTCGTACGGGCGCACCGCCGACAACGTGGTCTCGCTGACCTGGCTCACCGGGCGCGGCGAGATCCTCACCGTCGGCTCCGGCGCCGACGCCTTCGACGCGGTACCCGGACTCGACGAGCTCGTCACGGGCGACCTCGCGGTGCTGCGTCGCGAGTTCGGTCGCTTCGGTCGCCAGATATCCGGGTACTCGCTCGAGCATCTCCTGCCGGAGAACGGCCGGAACCTGGCCGCCGCGCTCACCGGCACGGAGGGCACCTGCGGCATCCTCCTCGAGGCGACGGTCCGCCTGGTGCCACGGGCGCCCGCTCCCGCACTGGCCGTCCTCGGATATCCGGACATGCCGACGGCGGCCGACGACGTGCCGAATCTGCTGCCCGCGGAGCCGCTGGCGTTGGAGGGCCTCGACGCCCAACTGGTCGACGTGGTGCGACGGGCCGCCGGCGGGGGTGTGCCGACCCTGCCCGCGGGCGGCGGCTGGCTGATGGTGGAGGTCGGCGGCGCGACATCGGAGGAGGCGATTGCCGCCGCCGAGACGTTGGTCGCGGCCTCGGCGGCCGTCGACGCCGTCGTTCTTCCGGCGGGCCCGGACGCGACGCGACTGTGGCAGATCCGTGCCGACGGTGCGGGTCTGGCCGGGCGGACGGCCACGGGGGAGCAGGCGTGGCCGGGGTGGGAGGATTCGGCGGTGCCGCCCGAGCGGCTGGGCGACTACCTGCGCGGCCTCGAAGCGCTGATGGCCGCCGAGGGCGTGTCCGGTCTGGCGTACGGTCACTTCGGCGACGGCTGCGTCCACGTCCGCATCGACTTCCCGCTCGATCACGACGGTCGGGGCATGCGCCGGTTCCTGGAACGGGCCGCGGCCCTGGCCGCCGACCACGGCGGGTCGCTGTCGGGCGAACACGGTGACGGCCGCGCACGGTCGGAGCTGTTGCCGGTCATGTACAGCCCGGACGCGCTCGCGCTGATGGCGGCGTTCAAGAACCTGTTCGATCCCGACGACGTGTTGAACCCGGGTGTCGTCGTGCGTCCCGCGTCGCTCGACGCCGATCTCCGTCGACCGCAGGCGCTGCCGCTGATCGCGGGCGACGGCTTCTCGTTCTCTCGCGACGGCGGCGACATCACCACGGCCGTGCACCGGTGCGTCGGCGTCGGCAAATGCCGTGCCGACATGCGCGAGCAGGGCGGATTCATGTGCCCCTCCTACACGGCGACGCGTGATGAGAAGGACTCGACGCGTGGTCGCGCGCGGGCGCTGCAGGAGATGGCCAACGGGTCGACGATCACCCGGGGGTGGGCCTCACCTGACGTGCACCGGGCGCTGGACCTGTGCCTGAGTTGCAAAGCGTGCGCCACCGACTGCCCGACCGGCATCGACATGGCCATGTTCAAGTCTGAGACCCTGCACCGCACCTACCAGGGGCGACGTCGCCCGCGAAGTCATTACACGTTGGGCAGGCTCCCGCAGTGGCTGCGCCTGGTCGGCCCGATGGGGCCGGCCCTGAACCGTATCGGCCGGGTGCCGTTCATGCGGCGGGCGATGATGACGACGATCGGTGCGGACACCAGGCGCTCACTGCCGGAGCTGCCCGCCGTGCCGTTCCGCCGGACGCGGGCGGCTCGGCGGCCGGTGCCGCCGACGGCGGGACCGAAAGCGGTGCTGTGGGTCGACTCGTTCTCCGACGCGTTGGCGCCGGACATCCCGCGGGCGGCGCTGCGGGTGCTGACCGCCGCGGGATGCGACGTCGAGATCGCCGCCCCCGGCGCGTGCTGCGGCCTCACCCTGATCTCCACCGGCCAGCTGACGGCGGCCAAGGCGAGACTGCGGAAGACGGTCGACCTGCTCCTGCCGCATGTGCGGGCCGGTCGCACGGTGATCGGTCTGGAACCGAGCTGCACGGCCACGCTGCGGTCGGACCTCGTCGAACTCCTCGGCGACGATCCGCGCGCCGCCGAACTGGCACAGGCGGTGCGAACGGTCGCCGAGTTCCTGGTCGACATCGGCTGGACGCCGCCCCGCGCCGACGAGAAGCTGCTGGCGCAGCCGCACTGCCACCACTACGCGATCATGGGCTACGAGGCCGACCGGACGATCCTCGCCGCGATGGGCTGCGACGTCGAGGTCTCCGCGGGCTGCTGTGGTCTGGCGGGCAACTTCGGCATGGAGAAGGGCCACTACGAGATCTCCGAGAAGATCGCACGGGAGGGGATCCTCGCGAAGGCCGCTGCGAGTCCGGACCGGCAGATCCTCGCCGACGGCTTCTCGTGCCGCACGCAGGTCGCCGACCTCGCCGATCTGCCCGCGCAGCATCTCGTCCAGGTGATCGCCGCCGCGCTGGACCGCGGGACGGGGACTCGACCGGCGGGCCGGTGA
- a CDS encoding LysR family transcriptional regulator, with translation MNSEVVTSALREVLADLPYLVAVAETGGVTAAADELGVPQPTVSRGLQRLADRLDAPMIVRSGRGVELSPEAVEFLPYAQRAVDTVRSGIEATGARADQRANTVSLAFQNDMGRVVIPALLRAVLARRPGTDFDLRQGSRTLCTDALESGGIDAAIVSPPYDGDLDVETARLFAEPLVLAVPAGHRFAHRTRIRLDELTDEHMLQLRPEFGLRGHVDRLLAAAGATPVRGFEGEDLHTLRGLVAVGLGVAILPPAAPTPAGIVEVAIADTAAHREIGVSWPRDAVFSPAAQTTIDVAARTSSWLP, from the coding sequence ATGAATAGCGAGGTGGTGACATCCGCGCTGCGGGAGGTGCTCGCGGACCTTCCGTACCTCGTGGCGGTCGCCGAGACCGGCGGGGTCACGGCGGCCGCCGACGAACTGGGTGTGCCGCAGCCGACCGTCAGCCGCGGACTTCAACGGCTCGCCGATCGTCTGGACGCGCCGATGATCGTGCGCAGCGGCCGCGGCGTCGAACTCTCGCCGGAGGCGGTCGAGTTCCTGCCGTACGCCCAGCGTGCGGTCGACACCGTCCGGTCCGGTATCGAGGCCACCGGCGCGCGAGCCGACCAGCGCGCGAACACGGTGTCGTTGGCGTTCCAGAACGACATGGGCCGGGTGGTGATCCCGGCACTGCTGCGGGCGGTCCTCGCCCGGCGTCCGGGCACGGACTTCGATCTGCGACAGGGATCACGCACGCTGTGCACCGACGCGCTGGAGTCCGGCGGGATCGACGCGGCGATCGTGTCGCCGCCGTACGACGGCGACCTCGACGTCGAGACCGCGCGGTTGTTCGCCGAGCCGCTGGTGCTCGCGGTGCCCGCCGGGCATCGTTTCGCCCATCGAACCCGCATCCGACTCGACGAGCTGACCGACGAGCACATGCTGCAGTTGCGGCCGGAGTTCGGTCTGCGCGGCCATGTCGACCGGCTGCTCGCCGCGGCCGGTGCGACACCGGTCCGCGGTTTCGAAGGCGAGGATCTGCACACTCTCCGCGGACTCGTCGCGGTGGGTCTGGGCGTGGCGATCCTTCCGCCGGCCGCGCCGACGCCCGCGGGCATCGTCGAGGTCGCGATCGCCGACACCGCGGCGCACCGCGAGATCGGTGTCTCGTGGCCGCGCGATGCGGTGTTCTCCCCCGCCGCTCAGACCACCATCGACGTCGCCGCACGGACGTCGAGCTGGCTTCCGTGA
- a CDS encoding MFS transporter encodes MTQTFSGVESRDWGGHAKGSPEYRRVLLALACAGVATFAQLYSPQGILPEISDSLRVGADQSALLISVATLGLAAAVLPWSVVADRIGRLPAMRYSLIAATVFGLAVTLCPNFTGLLVLRALEGAALGGLPAIAMTYLQEEIAPSHTAVAAGTYISGTTVGGLLGRLVAAPVTGWIDWRWGVGVVVALSASAAAAFMVLTPRPRGFVRTARADRRPLSRVLWLNLRSPAMLALYLQGFLLMGGFVTVYNYLSFRLKAPPFLLPSSLIAFLFLAYLAGTWSSRRAGAIAGTRGRLPVLLTAIVIMIVGVLITLVDSLPVIIVGLVILTVGFFGAHSIASGWSAARATVGRAQAASMYNLFYYGGSSVVGWAAGLVFTRYGWDATALVVVALAVVAGACAATALRSPRRS; translated from the coding sequence GTGACACAGACGTTCAGTGGAGTGGAGAGTCGGGACTGGGGCGGCCACGCGAAGGGGTCGCCGGAGTATCGCCGTGTCCTGCTGGCGCTGGCCTGTGCGGGTGTCGCGACGTTCGCGCAGCTGTACTCGCCGCAGGGGATCCTCCCGGAGATCTCCGATTCCCTGCGGGTCGGTGCCGATCAGTCCGCTCTGCTCATCTCGGTGGCGACGCTCGGGCTGGCCGCGGCGGTCCTGCCGTGGTCGGTGGTGGCCGATCGGATCGGGCGTCTGCCCGCCATGCGGTACTCGCTGATCGCCGCGACGGTCTTCGGTCTCGCGGTCACCCTCTGCCCGAACTTCACCGGCCTTCTCGTGCTGCGTGCGCTGGAGGGCGCCGCGCTCGGCGGGCTGCCCGCGATCGCGATGACCTATCTGCAGGAGGAGATCGCACCGTCGCACACGGCGGTCGCGGCAGGCACCTACATCTCCGGCACGACGGTCGGCGGGCTGCTCGGTCGGCTCGTCGCCGCGCCCGTCACGGGGTGGATCGACTGGCGCTGGGGTGTCGGTGTGGTGGTCGCGTTGTCGGCGTCGGCCGCCGCCGCGTTCATGGTCCTGACACCGCGACCGCGTGGGTTCGTGCGCACGGCACGCGCCGATCGTCGACCCCTGTCGCGTGTGCTGTGGCTGAACCTGCGCTCTCCGGCGATGCTCGCGCTCTATCTGCAGGGCTTCCTGCTCATGGGAGGTTTCGTCACCGTCTACAACTACCTGTCGTTCCGGCTGAAGGCTCCGCCGTTCCTGCTGCCCAGCTCGCTGATCGCCTTCCTCTTCCTGGCCTATCTCGCCGGAACGTGGTCGTCGCGCCGAGCGGGAGCGATCGCGGGCACGCGCGGACGGCTGCCGGTGCTGCTGACGGCCATCGTGATCATGATCGTCGGTGTGCTCATCACCCTCGTCGACTCGCTGCCGGTCATCATCGTCGGTCTCGTGATACTGACCGTCGGCTTCTTCGGAGCGCACTCGATCGCATCCGGATGGTCGGCCGCCCGCGCGACGGTGGGGCGCGCCCAGGCGGCGTCGATGTACAACCTCTTCTACTACGGGGGATCGAGCGTCGTCGGGTGGGCCGCCGGTCTGGTGTTCACCCGATACGGCTGGGACGCGACCGCGCTGGTCGTCGTCGCGCTGGCCGTGGTCGCGGGTGCGTGCGCGGCGACCGCGCTGAGGTCGCCGCGCCGGAGCTGA
- a CDS encoding aldo/keto reductase yields the protein MAQTDPTAHTVALGTWAWGDSGAVGDGYFGTALDESELQDVVDSAHRNGFTLWDTAAVYGMGRSESVLARTLAKYDRADYQLSTKFTPRIAGDGDDPVADMLAQSMERLNTDYIDLYWIHNRDDVARWTPHLIPLLESGRVRRVGVSNHDLEDLKLAQRILGDAGFRVDAVQNHYSLLYRASENAGILDYCAANDIQFYSYMVLEQGALTGRFTVENPMPAGSARADAYNPALAELTELTDTLAAIGARHDASAADVATAWAIAKGTTPIVGVTRPRYIDSLVRAVAVELADDEITEIERLAAATGVDTRGGWEQPV from the coding sequence ATGGCACAGACCGATCCGACCGCACACACCGTCGCACTGGGGACCTGGGCGTGGGGCGACAGCGGAGCGGTCGGCGACGGCTACTTCGGCACCGCACTCGACGAGAGCGAATTGCAGGACGTCGTCGACAGCGCGCACCGCAACGGGTTCACCCTGTGGGACACCGCCGCGGTCTACGGGATGGGCCGATCGGAGTCGGTCCTGGCACGCACGCTCGCGAAGTACGATCGCGCCGACTATCAGCTGTCCACCAAGTTCACTCCGCGGATCGCCGGCGACGGCGACGACCCGGTGGCCGACATGCTCGCGCAGAGCATGGAGCGTCTGAACACCGACTACATCGATCTGTACTGGATCCACAACCGCGACGACGTCGCTCGCTGGACCCCGCATCTGATCCCGCTGCTCGAGAGCGGCCGCGTGCGCAGGGTCGGCGTCTCGAATCACGATCTCGAGGACCTGAAGCTGGCACAGCGGATCCTCGGCGACGCCGGTTTCCGCGTCGACGCCGTGCAGAACCACTACAGCCTGCTGTACCGCGCCTCCGAGAACGCGGGCATCCTCGACTACTGTGCCGCCAACGACATCCAGTTCTACTCGTACATGGTCCTCGAACAGGGTGCGCTGACCGGGCGTTTCACCGTCGAGAACCCGATGCCCGCCGGCAGTGCCCGCGCGGACGCCTACAATCCGGCGCTGGCCGAGCTCACCGAGCTGACCGACACCCTCGCCGCGATCGGGGCCCGCCACGACGCGAGCGCCGCCGACGTCGCGACCGCATGGGCGATCGCCAAGGGCACCACCCCGATCGTCGGCGTCACCAGACCGCGCTACATCGATTCGCTGGTGCGCGCCGTCGCCGTCGAACTGGCCGACGACGAGATCACCGAGATCGAACGGCTCGCCGCCGCCACCGGCGTCGACACCCGGGGAGGCTGGGAGCAGCCCGTGTGA
- a CDS encoding VOC family protein → MDFAATRIITDDVDRLVAFYERVTGVTANRLHEMFAELRTPSGTLAVSSSATVPLLGDDAAQASANRSAILDFRVDDVDALYPTLRGVVDEFVNEPTTMPWGNRSLLFRDPDGNLVNFFTPVG, encoded by the coding sequence ATGGACTTCGCTGCGACCCGCATCATCACCGACGACGTCGACCGGCTCGTCGCCTTCTACGAGCGCGTCACCGGCGTCACCGCGAACCGGCTGCACGAGATGTTCGCCGAACTGCGCACCCCGTCGGGCACCCTGGCCGTCTCGAGTTCGGCTACGGTGCCGCTCCTGGGTGACGACGCCGCGCAGGCGTCGGCGAACCGGTCGGCGATCCTCGACTTCCGGGTGGACGACGTCGACGCGCTCTACCCGACGCTGCGCGGCGTGGTCGACGAATTCGTGAACGAGCCGACGACCATGCCCTGGGGCAACCGGTCGCTGCTGTTCCGTGATCCCGACGGCAACCTGGTCAACTTCTTCACGCCGGTCGGATAG
- a CDS encoding TetR/AcrR family transcriptional regulator, protein MAGLRESWRVAAMQTIQECALDLFDERGFAAVKIEDVAEAAGVSPSSIYRYFGTKEGLIVADEFDTWGKETIEAVLDPRDPVGSLIEAVVAYEAPRTSGGDGVVPSADIPWRRVRYFFAEPSVRLAAQASLDRASLLIAPLLVSSGALSPTQARVAANSLAFGYFACLEQWYLDDRTRPIAWYVEEGLRPLREIWGERRTDPDLTAAPQT, encoded by the coding sequence ATGGCGGGACTTCGAGAGAGCTGGCGCGTAGCCGCGATGCAGACGATTCAAGAGTGTGCGTTGGATCTGTTCGACGAACGTGGATTCGCAGCGGTGAAGATTGAAGATGTCGCCGAAGCCGCGGGAGTGTCGCCGTCGTCGATCTATCGGTACTTCGGCACCAAAGAAGGTCTCATCGTGGCCGATGAGTTCGACACCTGGGGAAAGGAGACCATCGAAGCGGTTCTCGACCCCCGGGATCCGGTCGGCAGCTTGATCGAAGCGGTGGTCGCCTATGAAGCGCCTCGGACCTCAGGGGGAGACGGTGTCGTCCCGTCAGCGGACATACCGTGGCGGCGCGTGCGCTACTTCTTCGCTGAACCGTCGGTGCGATTGGCCGCACAGGCCTCTCTCGATCGGGCGAGCCTACTCATCGCGCCGCTGCTCGTCTCCTCGGGCGCACTCAGTCCGACCCAGGCTCGCGTGGCGGCGAACTCGTTGGCCTTCGGCTATTTCGCCTGCCTCGAGCAGTGGTATCTCGACGACCGCACCCGACCTATCGCATGGTACGTAGAAGAGGGCCTGCGCCCGTTGCGTGAGATCTGGGGAGAGCGGAGAACCGACCCGGACCTCACGGCCGCACCACAGACCTGA
- a CDS encoding alpha/beta hydrolase, with the protein MTDVDADRPPLRLRLYAALGKEPEWSQMTADELRALQLAVNRKRASPLARVITGRMDSGADAEWQDLALPGRLLPVRVYRPIRRRLEQTDRVFPLVLHVHGGGFVGTAAQSDWVNSHLAARLPAVVISVEHRLLAPDTPLSEAVDDGWEALEHVLGAAEQWGIDADRVAVFGESTGGLIAALSAIRARDAGHAVRAQVLANPCLDVASAMSEWPSYSRYADNPTLTTGQMEMFLRLAVPPGADAAALSPLRLEDLSGLAAALIIVPTYDPISDQGRRYAERLQAAGTAVQLGEYPGATHAFLSMPTLVPQAMRARTDVTEFLRRRLNERPTP; encoded by the coding sequence ATGACCGACGTCGACGCCGATCGACCTCCACTGCGACTTCGGCTCTACGCCGCCCTCGGAAAAGAGCCCGAGTGGTCGCAGATGACAGCTGACGAACTACGCGCCCTGCAACTGGCGGTGAATCGCAAGCGCGCGTCACCTCTGGCTCGCGTCATCACCGGTCGCATGGACTCCGGTGCGGACGCGGAGTGGCAGGACCTCGCCTTGCCGGGGCGTCTGCTTCCGGTGCGGGTGTACCGCCCGATTCGGCGTCGCCTCGAACAAACCGACCGTGTGTTTCCGCTCGTGCTGCACGTGCACGGCGGGGGGTTCGTGGGAACGGCGGCACAGAGCGACTGGGTCAACAGTCACCTCGCCGCTCGCCTGCCCGCAGTGGTGATCTCTGTCGAGCATCGCTTGCTCGCCCCGGACACACCGCTCTCGGAGGCGGTCGACGACGGCTGGGAAGCCCTCGAACACGTGCTCGGGGCGGCCGAGCAGTGGGGAATCGATGCCGACCGTGTCGCCGTGTTCGGCGAGAGCACGGGAGGGCTGATCGCGGCACTCAGCGCGATTCGCGCCCGGGACGCCGGCCACGCCGTTCGCGCGCAGGTGCTGGCGAATCCCTGTCTGGACGTCGCTTCTGCGATGAGCGAGTGGCCGTCGTACTCCCGGTACGCCGACAACCCCACACTGACCACCGGGCAGATGGAGATGTTCCTGCGGCTCGCCGTCCCTCCCGGAGCCGACGCTGCGGCACTGTCTCCTCTCCGCCTGGAGGATCTCAGCGGGCTCGCCGCCGCACTGATCATTGTTCCGACGTACGATCCGATCTCCGACCAGGGGAGACGCTATGCCGAGCGCCTTCAGGCGGCCGGGACCGCCGTGCAGCTCGGGGAGTATCCGGGGGCGACGCACGCATTTCTCAGCATGCCCACGCTCGTGCCCCAGGCGATGAGGGCGCGGACGGATGTCACCGAGTTCCTGCGGCGACGCCTG